Part of the bacterium genome is shown below.
GGCCGAAGGGCCAGTCTCGGTGCAGCGCCGAGTCCTGTCGCTGAAGGCGAAGACGGAGCGGGCGGTGGACTTGAGCCAGGAAAGCGGATTGGACGCGGCGAAATTGGTTTCGCAGGATGAATCGGGTTATCCCTACTGCCAGGGATTGGCCCGCCAGGCCTTGAAATTGGAAGCCCAATTGCTCCGCGCCCCTTCGGCTCGGCACGAGGGCGGCTTCTGCACGCCGATCTTCGACAAGACCGCGGTGGCCAAGGACGAGGGCCATCTCAAATACCTCCGCTGCACCCTCCATGCCGATGGGCGGGCCCAGGTCACCGCGGTCACCGAGGGTCAACCCCGGGAATATCGGGTCGTTTCGCCTTCATAAAGCTTGGCACTTCCGCTCCGAGCCTTTAGGATTCCACCAGGAGATCCTCATGAAAACACTGCTCACCGTTCTCGCCCTCTTCTTCGCCGGCAACGCGCTCGCCGCTCCCGCGGTGGTCTTCGGTCCCGGCGGCATGCCTTGCTCCAA
Proteins encoded:
- a CDS encoding RES family NAD+ phosphorylase gives rise to the protein AEGPVSVQRRVLSLKAKTERAVDLSQESGLDAAKLVSQDESGYPYCQGLARQALKLEAQLLRAPSARHEGGFCTPIFDKTAVAKDEGHLKYLRCTLHADGRAQVTAVTEGQPREYRVVSPS